A DNA window from Budorcas taxicolor isolate Tak-1 chromosome 14, Takin1.1, whole genome shotgun sequence contains the following coding sequences:
- the CCN3 gene encoding CCN family member 3, which produces MRATGESLNMQGAQSPSLGLPKQCLCLAFLLLHLLGQVAAAERCPSSCPATCPPKPPTCAPGVRAVLDDCSCCLVCARQRGESCSVLLPCEESRGLFCDRRADPSAQTGICMAVEGDNCVFDGVIYQSGETFQPSCKYQCACQDGQVGCVPRCEEDLLLPQPDCPAPRKVKVPGECCEKWICDTKETGTLGGLQTLPAYRPEATLGVAVSDSSINCIEQTTEWSACSKSCGMGFSTRVTNRNPHCEMVKQTRLCMVRPCDQEHRQPTDKKGKKCLRSIKSLKAIHLQFENCTSLHTYKPRFCGICSDGRCCTPHNTKTIQVEFQCSPGQILKKPVMVIGTCTCHNNCPHSNSSFL; this is translated from the exons ATGAGAGCGACAGGGGAAAGCCTGAACATGCAGGGCGCGCAGAGCCCGAGTCTCGGTCTGCCCAAGCAGTGCCTCTGCCTGGCTTTCCTGCTCCTCCATCTCCTGGGACAG GTCGCTGCGGCTGAGCGTTGCCCCTCCTCGTGCCCGGCCACGTGCCCCCCAAAGCCTCCGACCTGCGCCCCTGGGGTGAGAGCGGTGCTGGACGACTGCTCCTGCTGCCTCGTGTGCGCTCGGCAGCGCGGCGAGAGCTGTTCGGTGCTGCTGCCATGCGAGGAGAGCCGCGGCCTCTTCTGCGACCGCAGAGCGGACCCCAGCGCCCAGACTGGCATCTGCATGG CGGTAGAAGGAGACAACTGTGTGTTCGATGGAGTCATCTACCAGAGTGGGGAGACCTTCCAGCCAAGTTGCAAATACCAGTGCGCCTGCCAAGATGGACAGGTTGGCTGTGTGCCCCGCTGTGAAGAGGACTTGCTACTGCCCCAGCCCGATTGCCCAGCTCCCAGAAAAGTTAAAGTGCCAGGGGAGTGCTGTGAAAAGTGGATCTGTGACACCAAAGAGACGGGGACATTAGGGGGCCTCCAGACCCTTCCAG CCTACAGGCCAGAAGCCACTCTAGGAGTTGCAGTCTCGGACTCCAGTATCAACTGCATCGAACAGACCACAGAGTGGAGTGCATGTTCCAAGAGCTGTGGCATGGGTTTTTCCACCCGAGTCACCAACAGGAATCCTCACTGTGAAATGGTGAAGCAGACCCGGCTCTGCATGGTGCGGCCCTGTGACCAAGAGCACAGGCAGCCAACAGACAAG aaaggaaaaaagtgtcTCCGTAGCATCAAGTCACTCAAAGCCATCCACCTGCAGTTTGAGAACTGCACGAGCCTGCACACCTACAAGCCCAGGTTCTGTGGGATCTGTAGTGATGGCCGATGCTGCACTCCCCACAACACCAAAACCATCCAGGTGGAGTTCCAGTGCTCCCCAGGGCAGATCCTCAAGAAGCCAGTGATGGTCATCGGGACCTGCACCTGTCACAACAACTGTCCTCACAGCAACTCGTCTTTCCTCTAA